From the genome of Nitratiruptor sp. YY08-10, one region includes:
- a CDS encoding transcriptional repressor, producing MMHIDNCLKRRGLKGKKIKEAIVEILNNSQKPLSAEEILARIEEFPVRKPSLNTIYRSLKVLTECQIIKYIIIENRKLYTKKTYKYEICHLCGQILYFEELKNEIKLSQRKPHSIVFYTTCELCKN from the coding sequence ATGATGCACATTGACAATTGTCTCAAAAGGCGAGGTTTAAAAGGAAAAAAAATCAAAGAAGCTATTGTAGAAATATTAAATAATTCTCAAAAACCTTTAAGTGCAGAAGAGATCCTTGCACGCATCGAAGAGTTTCCAGTAAGAAAACCATCATTAAATACCATATATCGCTCTTTAAAAGTTTTAACAGAATGCCAGATTATAAAATATATCATAATTGAAAATAGAAAACTTTATACCAAAAAAACATACAAATATGAAATTTGCCATTTATGCGGCCAAATATTATATTTTGAGGAATTAAAAAACGAAATCAAACTTTCACAAAGAAAACCTCACAGCATTGTATTTTATACAA
- a CDS encoding DUF2325 domain-containing protein has product MGVLVIGADKVKQIKSTLFEVGATKVIHFDCRKKNFYKRKIPSDIDMVVFITDYLSHNKMEVFKKEAKKKKIPAVYAKYSKNDLADKIKRAITDDNESYSNKKIDFGK; this is encoded by the coding sequence ATGGGAGTATTAGTAATAGGTGCAGATAAAGTTAAACAAATAAAATCTACTCTTTTTGAAGTTGGTGCAACGAAAGTGATTCATTTTGACTGTAGAAAGAAAAATTTTTATAAAAGAAAAATTCCAAGTGATATTGATATGGTTGTTTTTATAACAGATTATCTTTCACACAACAAAATGGAAGTTTTTAAAAAAGAGGCAAAAAAGAAGAAGATTCCAGCAGTATATGCAAAATATAGCAAAAATGATTTAGCAGACAAAATAAAGAGAGCGATTACAGATGATAATGAATCTTATTCTAATAAAAAAATTGATTTTGGTAAATAA